From a region of the Oryza sativa Japonica Group chromosome 6, ASM3414082v1 genome:
- the LOC4341642 gene encoding probable sucrose-phosphate synthase 3 isoform X2: protein MYGNDNWINSYLDAILDAGKGAAASASASAVGGGGGAGDRPSLLLRERGHFSPARYFVEEVITGYDETDLYKTWLRANAMRSPQEKNTRLENMTWRIWNLARKKKELEKEEANRLLKRRLETERPRVETTSDMSEDLFEGEKGEDAGDPSVAYGDSTTGNTPRISSVDKLYIVLISLHGLVRGENMELGRDSDTGGQVKYVVELAKALSSCPGVYRVDLFTRQILAPNFDRSYGEPVEPLASTSFKNFKQERGENSGAYIIRIPFGPKDKYLAKEHLWPFIQEFVDGALSHIVKMSRAIGEEISCGHPAWPAVIHGHYASAGVAAALLSGALNVPMVFTGHFLGKDKLEELLKQGRQTREQINMTYKIMCRIEAEELALDASEIVIASTRQEIEEQWNLYDGFEVILARKLRARVKRGANCYGRYMPRMVIIPPGVEFGHMIHDFDMDGEEDGPSPASEDPSIWSEIMRFFTNPRKPMILAVARPYPEKNITTLVKAFGECRPLRELANLTLIMGNREAISKMHNMSAAVLTSVLTLIDEYDLYGQVAYPKRHKHSEVPDIYRLAVRTKGAFVNVPYFEQFGVTLIEAAMHGLPVIATKNGAPVEIHQVLDNGLLVDPHDQHAIADALYKLLSEKQLWSKCRENGLKNIHQFSWPEHCKNYLSRISTLGPRHPAFASNEDRIKAPIKGRKHVTVIAVDSVSKEDLIRIVRNSIEAARKENLSGSTGFVLSTSLTIGEIHSLLMSAGMLPTDFDAFICNSGSDLYYPSCTGDTPSNSRVTFALDRSYQSHIEYHWGGEGLRKYLVKWASSVVERRGRIEKQVIFEDPEHSSTYCLAFKVVNPNHLPPLKELQKLMRIQSLRCHALYNHGATRLSVIPIHASRSKALRYLSVRWGIELQNVVVLVGETGDSDYEELFGGLHKTVILKGEFNTSANRIHSVRRYPLQDVVALDSPNIIGIEGYGTDDMRSALKQLDIRAQ from the exons ATGTACGGCAACGACAACTGGATCAACAGCTACCTGGATGCCATCCTCGACGCCGGcaagggcgccgccgcctcggcctcggcctcggcggtgGGTGGGGGAGGCGGAGCGGGGGACCGCccctcgctcctcctccgcgaGCGCGGCCACTTCTCCCCCGCGCGGTACTTCGTCGAGGAGGTCATCACCGGCTACGACGAGACCGACCTCTACAAGACATGGCTCCGC GCGAACGCGATGCGGAGCCCGCAGGAGAAGAACACGAGGCTGGAGAACATGACGTGGAGGATCTGGAACCTCGccaggaagaagaaggag TTGGAGAAGGAGGAAGCCAATCGCTTGTTGAAACGCCGTCTAGAGACAGAGAGGCCACGGGTTGAGACTACTTCAGATATGTCGGAAGATCTCTTTGAAGGTGAGAAGGGAGAGGATGCTGGTGATCCTTCTGTTGCCTATGGTGACAGCACAACTGGGAACACACCTAGGATCAGTTCAGTTGACAAGCTGTACATAGTGTTGATCAG CCTTCATGGCCTGGTCCGTGGTGAGAACATGGAGCTTGGCCGTGATTCAGATACTGGCGGACAG GTCAAGTATGTTGTGGAACTTGCTAAAGCATTGAGCTCATGTCCTGGAGTTTACCGGGTTGATCTTTTTACAAGACAGATCTTAGCGCCAAATTTTGATCGTAGCTATGGTGAACCAGTGGAACCTTTGGCATCAACAAGCTTCAAGAATTTTAAGCAGGAAAGAGGAGAGAATAGTGGTGCATATATCATCCGAATACCATTTGGACCAAAAGACAAATATCTAGCTAAGGAACATCTCTGGCCTTTCATTCAAGAATTTGTTGATGGCGCCCTCAGTCATATAGTGAAGATGTCAAGGGCCATAGGTGAAGAAATCAGCTGTGGGCATCCGGCGTGGCCTGCTGTGATTCATGGTCATTATGCTAGTGCAGGAGTTGCTGCTGCTCTACTGTCAGGAGCACTTAATGTTCCCATGGTCTTTACAGGGCATTTTCTTGGGAAAGATAAGTTGGAAGAGCTTCTCAAGCAAGGGAGACAGACAAGGGAGCAAATAAACATGACATACAAAATAATGTGTAGAATTGAGGCAGAGGAGTTGGCTCTTGATGCATCTGAAATAGTTATAGCAAGCACTAGGCAAGAGATAGAAGAGCAATGGAATTTGTATGACGGTTTTGAGGTCATACTTGCAAGGAAACTCCGTGCAAGAGTCAAGCGTGGTGCTAACTGCTATGGTCGCTATATGCCTCGTATGGTT ATCATTCCCCCAGGTGTTGAATTTGGCCATATGATTCATGACTTCGATATGGATGGTGAGGAAGACGGTCCATCCCCAGCCTCTGAAGATCCATCTATTTGGTCCGAG ATAATGCGGTTCTTTACAAACCCTAGGAAACCTATGATTCTGGCAGTTGCTCGCCCTTATCCTGAAAAGAATATTACTACTCTTGTGAAGGCGTTTGGTGAGTGCCGACCACTGAGGGAGCTTGCTAATCTA ACATTGATAATGGGAAACCGTGAGGCTATTTCCAAGATGCATAATATGAGTGCAGCTGTTTTGACATCAGTACTTACATTGATTGATGAATATGATTTGTATGGTCAAGTGGCATACCCAAAGCGTCACAAACACTCGGAAGTTCCTGATATTTACCGTTTAGCAGTGAGAACAAAG GGTGCTTTTGTAAATGTGCCTTACTTTGAACAGTTCGGTGTCACCTTGATAGAG GCTGCCATGCATGGTTTGCCTGTAATTGCAACAAAAAATGGAGCTCCTGTTGAAATTCACCAG GTGCTGGACAATGGTCTCCTTGTTGATCCCCATGATCAGCATGCAATTGCAGATGCACTCTATAAACTCCTTTCTGAAAAACAACTTTGGTCAAAATGCCGAGAGAATGGGCTGAAAAATATACATCAGTTTTCTTGGCCTGAACATTGCAAGAATTACTTGTCAAGGATATCAACTCTTGGCCCAAGGCATCCTGCTTTTGCAAGCAATGAAGACCGGATTAAGGCACCTATTAAGGGAAGGAAGCATGTCACTGTTATTGCTGTAGATTCTGTCAGTAAGGAAGATCTGATTCGCATTGTCAGAAATTCTATCGAGGCTGCACGTAAAGAAAATTTGTCAGGATCGACAGGTTTTGTGTTGTCAACTTCCCTGACAATAGGGGAGATACATTCTCTATTAATGTCTGCTGGCATGCTTCCTACTGATTTCGATGCTTTCATATGCAATAGTGGAAGTGATTTGTATTATCCTTCATGTACTGGTGATACACCAAGCAACTCCCGTGTTACATTTGCATTAGATCGTAGTTACCAATCACATATAGAGTATCATTGGGGAGGAGAAGGTTTAAGGAAATATCTAGTGAAGTGGGCTTCTTCCGTGGtagaaagaagagggaggatTGAAAAACAAGTTATCTTCGAAGATCCAGAGCACTCTTCAACATACTGTCTTGCATTTAAAGTGGTCAATCCAAATCAT TTACCTCCTTTAAAGGAGCTGCAAAAGTTGATGAGAATTCAGTCACTCCGTTGTCACGCTCTGTATAACCATGGTGCTACCAGACTATCTGTAATTCCAATCCACGCATCACGGTCTAAGGCTCTAAG
- the LOC4341643 gene encoding phosphoenolpyruvate phosphatase — MGWRFALLLLHVLLCLVNGVSCGRTSSYVRTEYPSTDIPLESEWFAVPNGYNAPQQVHITQGDYNGKAVIVSWVTVAEPGTSEVLYGKNEHQYDQRVEGTVTNYTFYDYKSGYIHHCLVDGLEYNTKYYYKIGSGDSAREFWFETPPAIDPDASYTFGIIGDLGQTFNSLSTLQHYEKSEGQTVLFVGDLSYADRYQHNDGVRWDSWGRLVERSTAYQPWIWSAGNHEIEYRPDLGETSTFKPYLHRCHTPYLASKSSSPMWYAVRRASAHIIVLSSYSPFVKYTPQWTWLKYELKHVDREKTPWLIVLMHSPMYNSNEAHYMEGESMRAAFEKWFVKYKVDLVFAGHVHAYERSYRISNINYNITSGNRYPVPDKSAPVYITVGDGGNQEGLASRFSDPQPDYSAFREASYGHSILQLKNRTHAIYQWNRNDDGKHVPADNVVFHNQYWASNTRRRRLKKKHFHLDQIEDLISVF, encoded by the exons ATGGGCTGGAGATTTGCGTTGTTACTGTTACATGTTCTTCTGTGCCTTGTCAATGGCGTCTCCTGTGGCCGCACGAGCTCTTACGTGCGTACGGAGTACCCATCGACTGATATACCTCTAGAAAGCGAATGGTTTGCGGTTCCAAACGGCTACAATGCGCCACAGCAG GTTCATATCACTCAAGGTGACTATAATGGAAAAGCTGTTATAGTAtcatgggttactgtagcagaACCTGGGACAAGTGAGGTGCTCTATGGTAAAAATGAGCACCAGTATGATCAGAGAGTGGAAGGAACAGTAACAAATTATACCTTTTAcgactataaatctggatatatTCACCATTGCCTTGTTGATGGTCTTGAG TATAACACCAAATATTATTATAAGATTGGAAGTGGAGATTCAGCTCGAGAATTTTGGTTTGAAACTCCTCCAGCAATTGATCCAGATGCATCATACACATTTGGCATAATTG GTGATCTGGGGCAGACATTTAATTCCCTCTCAACCCTTCAACATTATGAGAAAAGCGAAGGTCAAACTGTTTTATTTGTTGGGGATTTGTCATATGCTGATAGATATCAACATAATGATGGTGTTCGTTGGGATTCTTGGGGGCGGCTTGTGGAACGTAGTACCGCTTATCAACCATGGATTTGGAGCGCTGGTAACCATGAAATTGAATACAGGCCTGATCTG GGAGAAACTTCTACATTTAAGCCATATCTGCATAGATGTCACACTCCATATTTGGCATCAAAGAGCAGTTCTCCTATGTGGTATGCAGTCAGACGTGCATCTGCTCATATCATTGTGCTTTCTAGCTATTCTCCATTCG TAAAATACACTCCTCAATGGACCTGGTTGAAGTATGAATTGAAGCATGTGGATAGAGAGAAGACTCCTTGGCTTATTGTTCTCATGCATTCTCCCATGTACAACAGCAATGAAGCACATTACATGGAGGGTGAGAGTATGAGGGCTGCTTTTGAGAAATGGTTTGTGAAGTACAAGGTTGACTTGGTATTTGCAGGGCATGTGCATGCTTATGAGAGATCG TATCGTATCTCTAACATCAACTACAACATAACATCGGGTAATCGATATCCAGTGCCAGACAAATCTGCTCCTGTGTACATAACAGTTGGTGATGGAGGCAACCAGGAAGGGCTTGCTTCAAG GTTCAGTGATCCACAGCCAGACTACTCTGCATTCAGGGAGGCTAGTTATGGTCATTCGATCTTGCAACTGAAAAACAGGACTCATGCTATCTACCAGTGGAATAGAAACGATGATGGGAAGCATGTACCTGCGGACAATGTGGTGTTTCACAACCAGTATTG GGCAAGCAACACTCGCCGCAGGAGGCTGAAGAAGAAGCATTTTCACTTGGATCAAATTGAGGACTTGATATCCGTGTTCTAG
- the LOC4341644 gene encoding ER membrane protein complex subunit 7 homolog — translation MAARLLLLVLFAVVAARVGAAAAYQPGSAEGHTIAGRIKIDAASAIAKGFGLPAKTSNTKVILNGGQRVTFARPDGYFAFHNVPAGTHLIEVSSLGYLFSPVRVDISARNPGHIQAALTENRRVLNELVLEPLREEQYYEKREPFSIMSLLKSPMGMMLGFMVIMVFVMPKMMENIDPEEIKQAQEQMRNSPVPSFSGLLARANS, via the exons atggccgcgcgcctcctcctcctcgtactTTTCGCCGTCGTGGCAGCGCGCGTAGGCGCAGCGGCGGCCTATCAGCCCGG ATCTGCTGAGGGGCACACGATCGCGGGCCGCATCAAGATCGATG CTGCAAGTGCAATTGCAAAGGGCTTTGGTCTTCCAGCCAAGACATCAAACACAAAAGTGATACTTAACGGTGGTCAGAGGGTTACATTTGCCAGGCCAGATGGCTACTTTGCATT CCACAATGTGCCAGCTGGTACTCATTTAATTGAGGTCTCCTCATTGGGCTACTTATTTTCACCA GTTCGGGTAGACATCAGTGCCAGGAATCCTGGGCACATTCAAGCAGCATTGACTGAAAACAGAAGAGTTCTAAATGAGCTTGTGTTGGAACCTCTCAGAGAAGAGCAATACTACGAG AAAAGGGAGCCTTTCTCCATTATGTCACTTTTGAAGAGCCCTATGGGTATgatgcttggttttatggtcaTAATGGTCTTCGTTATGCCCAAAATGATGGAGAACATAG ATCCCGAGGAGATAAAGCAAGCTCAAGAACAAATGAGGAACTCCCCTGTTCCATCCTTCTCTGGCCTATTAGCAAGAGCAAACAGCTAG
- the LOC4341642 gene encoding probable sucrose-phosphate synthase 3 isoform X1: protein MYGNDNWINSYLDAILDAGKGAAASASASAVGGGGGAGDRPSLLLRERGHFSPARYFVEEVITGYDETDLYKTWLRANAMRSPQEKNTRLENMTWRIWNLARKKKEGLRGVRCESSKISRTMHFIRREDFTIGPLFFPFILHSKHTHSDFFAQLEKEEANRLLKRRLETERPRVETTSDMSEDLFEGEKGEDAGDPSVAYGDSTTGNTPRISSVDKLYIVLISLHGLVRGENMELGRDSDTGGQVKYVVELAKALSSCPGVYRVDLFTRQILAPNFDRSYGEPVEPLASTSFKNFKQERGENSGAYIIRIPFGPKDKYLAKEHLWPFIQEFVDGALSHIVKMSRAIGEEISCGHPAWPAVIHGHYASAGVAAALLSGALNVPMVFTGHFLGKDKLEELLKQGRQTREQINMTYKIMCRIEAEELALDASEIVIASTRQEIEEQWNLYDGFEVILARKLRARVKRGANCYGRYMPRMVIIPPGVEFGHMIHDFDMDGEEDGPSPASEDPSIWSEIMRFFTNPRKPMILAVARPYPEKNITTLVKAFGECRPLRELANLTLIMGNREAISKMHNMSAAVLTSVLTLIDEYDLYGQVAYPKRHKHSEVPDIYRLAVRTKGAFVNVPYFEQFGVTLIEAAMHGLPVIATKNGAPVEIHQVLDNGLLVDPHDQHAIADALYKLLSEKQLWSKCRENGLKNIHQFSWPEHCKNYLSRISTLGPRHPAFASNEDRIKAPIKGRKHVTVIAVDSVSKEDLIRIVRNSIEAARKENLSGSTGFVLSTSLTIGEIHSLLMSAGMLPTDFDAFICNSGSDLYYPSCTGDTPSNSRVTFALDRSYQSHIEYHWGGEGLRKYLVKWASSVVERRGRIEKQVIFEDPEHSSTYCLAFKVVNPNHLPPLKELQKLMRIQSLRCHALYNHGATRLSVIPIHASRSKALRYLSVRWGIELQNVVVLVGETGDSDYEELFGGLHKTVILKGEFNTSANRIHSVRRYPLQDVVALDSPNIIGIEGYGTDDMRSALKQLDIRAQ, encoded by the exons ATGTACGGCAACGACAACTGGATCAACAGCTACCTGGATGCCATCCTCGACGCCGGcaagggcgccgccgcctcggcctcggcctcggcggtgGGTGGGGGAGGCGGAGCGGGGGACCGCccctcgctcctcctccgcgaGCGCGGCCACTTCTCCCCCGCGCGGTACTTCGTCGAGGAGGTCATCACCGGCTACGACGAGACCGACCTCTACAAGACATGGCTCCGC GCGAACGCGATGCGGAGCCCGCAGGAGAAGAACACGAGGCTGGAGAACATGACGTGGAGGATCTGGAACCTCGccaggaagaagaaggag GGTTTGAGAGGAGTGCGATGTGAGTCATCAAAAATATCCAGAACCATGCATTTTATCAGAAGAGAAGATTTTACCATAGGTCCCCTGTTTTTTCCCTTCATTTTGCACAGCAAACACACACATTCTGATTTCTTTGCTCAG TTGGAGAAGGAGGAAGCCAATCGCTTGTTGAAACGCCGTCTAGAGACAGAGAGGCCACGGGTTGAGACTACTTCAGATATGTCGGAAGATCTCTTTGAAGGTGAGAAGGGAGAGGATGCTGGTGATCCTTCTGTTGCCTATGGTGACAGCACAACTGGGAACACACCTAGGATCAGTTCAGTTGACAAGCTGTACATAGTGTTGATCAG CCTTCATGGCCTGGTCCGTGGTGAGAACATGGAGCTTGGCCGTGATTCAGATACTGGCGGACAG GTCAAGTATGTTGTGGAACTTGCTAAAGCATTGAGCTCATGTCCTGGAGTTTACCGGGTTGATCTTTTTACAAGACAGATCTTAGCGCCAAATTTTGATCGTAGCTATGGTGAACCAGTGGAACCTTTGGCATCAACAAGCTTCAAGAATTTTAAGCAGGAAAGAGGAGAGAATAGTGGTGCATATATCATCCGAATACCATTTGGACCAAAAGACAAATATCTAGCTAAGGAACATCTCTGGCCTTTCATTCAAGAATTTGTTGATGGCGCCCTCAGTCATATAGTGAAGATGTCAAGGGCCATAGGTGAAGAAATCAGCTGTGGGCATCCGGCGTGGCCTGCTGTGATTCATGGTCATTATGCTAGTGCAGGAGTTGCTGCTGCTCTACTGTCAGGAGCACTTAATGTTCCCATGGTCTTTACAGGGCATTTTCTTGGGAAAGATAAGTTGGAAGAGCTTCTCAAGCAAGGGAGACAGACAAGGGAGCAAATAAACATGACATACAAAATAATGTGTAGAATTGAGGCAGAGGAGTTGGCTCTTGATGCATCTGAAATAGTTATAGCAAGCACTAGGCAAGAGATAGAAGAGCAATGGAATTTGTATGACGGTTTTGAGGTCATACTTGCAAGGAAACTCCGTGCAAGAGTCAAGCGTGGTGCTAACTGCTATGGTCGCTATATGCCTCGTATGGTT ATCATTCCCCCAGGTGTTGAATTTGGCCATATGATTCATGACTTCGATATGGATGGTGAGGAAGACGGTCCATCCCCAGCCTCTGAAGATCCATCTATTTGGTCCGAG ATAATGCGGTTCTTTACAAACCCTAGGAAACCTATGATTCTGGCAGTTGCTCGCCCTTATCCTGAAAAGAATATTACTACTCTTGTGAAGGCGTTTGGTGAGTGCCGACCACTGAGGGAGCTTGCTAATCTA ACATTGATAATGGGAAACCGTGAGGCTATTTCCAAGATGCATAATATGAGTGCAGCTGTTTTGACATCAGTACTTACATTGATTGATGAATATGATTTGTATGGTCAAGTGGCATACCCAAAGCGTCACAAACACTCGGAAGTTCCTGATATTTACCGTTTAGCAGTGAGAACAAAG GGTGCTTTTGTAAATGTGCCTTACTTTGAACAGTTCGGTGTCACCTTGATAGAG GCTGCCATGCATGGTTTGCCTGTAATTGCAACAAAAAATGGAGCTCCTGTTGAAATTCACCAG GTGCTGGACAATGGTCTCCTTGTTGATCCCCATGATCAGCATGCAATTGCAGATGCACTCTATAAACTCCTTTCTGAAAAACAACTTTGGTCAAAATGCCGAGAGAATGGGCTGAAAAATATACATCAGTTTTCTTGGCCTGAACATTGCAAGAATTACTTGTCAAGGATATCAACTCTTGGCCCAAGGCATCCTGCTTTTGCAAGCAATGAAGACCGGATTAAGGCACCTATTAAGGGAAGGAAGCATGTCACTGTTATTGCTGTAGATTCTGTCAGTAAGGAAGATCTGATTCGCATTGTCAGAAATTCTATCGAGGCTGCACGTAAAGAAAATTTGTCAGGATCGACAGGTTTTGTGTTGTCAACTTCCCTGACAATAGGGGAGATACATTCTCTATTAATGTCTGCTGGCATGCTTCCTACTGATTTCGATGCTTTCATATGCAATAGTGGAAGTGATTTGTATTATCCTTCATGTACTGGTGATACACCAAGCAACTCCCGTGTTACATTTGCATTAGATCGTAGTTACCAATCACATATAGAGTATCATTGGGGAGGAGAAGGTTTAAGGAAATATCTAGTGAAGTGGGCTTCTTCCGTGGtagaaagaagagggaggatTGAAAAACAAGTTATCTTCGAAGATCCAGAGCACTCTTCAACATACTGTCTTGCATTTAAAGTGGTCAATCCAAATCAT TTACCTCCTTTAAAGGAGCTGCAAAAGTTGATGAGAATTCAGTCACTCCGTTGTCACGCTCTGTATAACCATGGTGCTACCAGACTATCTGTAATTCCAATCCACGCATCACGGTCTAAGGCTCTAAG
- the LOC4341642 gene encoding probable sucrose-phosphate synthase 3: MYGNDNWINSYLDAILDAGKGAAASASASAVGGGGGAGDRPSLLLRERGHFSPARYFVEEVITGYDETDLYKTWLRANAMRSPQEKNTRLENMTWRIWNLARKKKEVCLEKEEANRLLKRRLETERPRVETTSDMSEDLFEGEKGEDAGDPSVAYGDSTTGNTPRISSVDKLYIVLISLHGLVRGENMELGRDSDTGGQVKYVVELAKALSSCPGVYRVDLFTRQILAPNFDRSYGEPVEPLASTSFKNFKQERGENSGAYIIRIPFGPKDKYLAKEHLWPFIQEFVDGALSHIVKMSRAIGEEISCGHPAWPAVIHGHYASAGVAAALLSGALNVPMVFTGHFLGKDKLEELLKQGRQTREQINMTYKIMCRIEAEELALDASEIVIASTRQEIEEQWNLYDGFEVILARKLRARVKRGANCYGRYMPRMVIIPPGVEFGHMIHDFDMDGEEDGPSPASEDPSIWSEIMRFFTNPRKPMILAVARPYPEKNITTLVKAFGECRPLRELANLTLIMGNREAISKMHNMSAAVLTSVLTLIDEYDLYGQVAYPKRHKHSEVPDIYRLAVRTKGAFVNVPYFEQFGVTLIEAAMHGLPVIATKNGAPVEIHQVLDNGLLVDPHDQHAIADALYKLLSEKQLWSKCRENGLKNIHQFSWPEHCKNYLSRISTLGPRHPAFASNEDRIKAPIKGRKHVTVIAVDSVSKEDLIRIVRNSIEAARKENLSGSTGFVLSTSLTIGEIHSLLMSAGMLPTDFDAFICNSGSDLYYPSCTGDTPSNSRVTFALDRSYQSHIEYHWGGEGLRKYLVKWASSVVERRGRIEKQVIFEDPEHSSTYCLAFKVVNPNHLPPLKELQKLMRIQSLRCHALYNHGATRLSVIPIHASRSKALRYLSVRWGIELQNVVVLVGETGDSDYEELFGGLHKTVILKGEFNTSANRIHSVRRYPLQDVVALDSPNIIGIEGYGTDDMRSALKQLDIRAQ, from the exons ATGTACGGCAACGACAACTGGATCAACAGCTACCTGGATGCCATCCTCGACGCCGGcaagggcgccgccgcctcggcctcggcctcggcggtgGGTGGGGGAGGCGGAGCGGGGGACCGCccctcgctcctcctccgcgaGCGCGGCCACTTCTCCCCCGCGCGGTACTTCGTCGAGGAGGTCATCACCGGCTACGACGAGACCGACCTCTACAAGACATGGCTCCGC GCGAACGCGATGCGGAGCCCGCAGGAGAAGAACACGAGGCTGGAGAACATGACGTGGAGGATCTGGAACCTCGccaggaagaagaaggaggtgTGT TTGGAGAAGGAGGAAGCCAATCGCTTGTTGAAACGCCGTCTAGAGACAGAGAGGCCACGGGTTGAGACTACTTCAGATATGTCGGAAGATCTCTTTGAAGGTGAGAAGGGAGAGGATGCTGGTGATCCTTCTGTTGCCTATGGTGACAGCACAACTGGGAACACACCTAGGATCAGTTCAGTTGACAAGCTGTACATAGTGTTGATCAG CCTTCATGGCCTGGTCCGTGGTGAGAACATGGAGCTTGGCCGTGATTCAGATACTGGCGGACAG GTCAAGTATGTTGTGGAACTTGCTAAAGCATTGAGCTCATGTCCTGGAGTTTACCGGGTTGATCTTTTTACAAGACAGATCTTAGCGCCAAATTTTGATCGTAGCTATGGTGAACCAGTGGAACCTTTGGCATCAACAAGCTTCAAGAATTTTAAGCAGGAAAGAGGAGAGAATAGTGGTGCATATATCATCCGAATACCATTTGGACCAAAAGACAAATATCTAGCTAAGGAACATCTCTGGCCTTTCATTCAAGAATTTGTTGATGGCGCCCTCAGTCATATAGTGAAGATGTCAAGGGCCATAGGTGAAGAAATCAGCTGTGGGCATCCGGCGTGGCCTGCTGTGATTCATGGTCATTATGCTAGTGCAGGAGTTGCTGCTGCTCTACTGTCAGGAGCACTTAATGTTCCCATGGTCTTTACAGGGCATTTTCTTGGGAAAGATAAGTTGGAAGAGCTTCTCAAGCAAGGGAGACAGACAAGGGAGCAAATAAACATGACATACAAAATAATGTGTAGAATTGAGGCAGAGGAGTTGGCTCTTGATGCATCTGAAATAGTTATAGCAAGCACTAGGCAAGAGATAGAAGAGCAATGGAATTTGTATGACGGTTTTGAGGTCATACTTGCAAGGAAACTCCGTGCAAGAGTCAAGCGTGGTGCTAACTGCTATGGTCGCTATATGCCTCGTATGGTT ATCATTCCCCCAGGTGTTGAATTTGGCCATATGATTCATGACTTCGATATGGATGGTGAGGAAGACGGTCCATCCCCAGCCTCTGAAGATCCATCTATTTGGTCCGAG ATAATGCGGTTCTTTACAAACCCTAGGAAACCTATGATTCTGGCAGTTGCTCGCCCTTATCCTGAAAAGAATATTACTACTCTTGTGAAGGCGTTTGGTGAGTGCCGACCACTGAGGGAGCTTGCTAATCTA ACATTGATAATGGGAAACCGTGAGGCTATTTCCAAGATGCATAATATGAGTGCAGCTGTTTTGACATCAGTACTTACATTGATTGATGAATATGATTTGTATGGTCAAGTGGCATACCCAAAGCGTCACAAACACTCGGAAGTTCCTGATATTTACCGTTTAGCAGTGAGAACAAAG GGTGCTTTTGTAAATGTGCCTTACTTTGAACAGTTCGGTGTCACCTTGATAGAG GCTGCCATGCATGGTTTGCCTGTAATTGCAACAAAAAATGGAGCTCCTGTTGAAATTCACCAG GTGCTGGACAATGGTCTCCTTGTTGATCCCCATGATCAGCATGCAATTGCAGATGCACTCTATAAACTCCTTTCTGAAAAACAACTTTGGTCAAAATGCCGAGAGAATGGGCTGAAAAATATACATCAGTTTTCTTGGCCTGAACATTGCAAGAATTACTTGTCAAGGATATCAACTCTTGGCCCAAGGCATCCTGCTTTTGCAAGCAATGAAGACCGGATTAAGGCACCTATTAAGGGAAGGAAGCATGTCACTGTTATTGCTGTAGATTCTGTCAGTAAGGAAGATCTGATTCGCATTGTCAGAAATTCTATCGAGGCTGCACGTAAAGAAAATTTGTCAGGATCGACAGGTTTTGTGTTGTCAACTTCCCTGACAATAGGGGAGATACATTCTCTATTAATGTCTGCTGGCATGCTTCCTACTGATTTCGATGCTTTCATATGCAATAGTGGAAGTGATTTGTATTATCCTTCATGTACTGGTGATACACCAAGCAACTCCCGTGTTACATTTGCATTAGATCGTAGTTACCAATCACATATAGAGTATCATTGGGGAGGAGAAGGTTTAAGGAAATATCTAGTGAAGTGGGCTTCTTCCGTGGtagaaagaagagggaggatTGAAAAACAAGTTATCTTCGAAGATCCAGAGCACTCTTCAACATACTGTCTTGCATTTAAAGTGGTCAATCCAAATCAT TTACCTCCTTTAAAGGAGCTGCAAAAGTTGATGAGAATTCAGTCACTCCGTTGTCACGCTCTGTATAACCATGGTGCTACCAGACTATCTGTAATTCCAATCCACGCATCACGGTCTAAGGCTCTAAG